TGGCCGGGACGTGACCGCGGGGGACGCCCCGCCGCAGCCGCGGCGGGGGCGTCCCTCTCGGCCGCGGCGGTCAGTTCGGATAGAGCTGCTGCCGCGGGATGATCTGCTGGTCCTGGCCCGGGCTGGACCAGAGGAGCTTCATGTGGGCGTCGCCCGTCTGCTCCGCGTACTCGACCCTGAGGGAGTGGCGGGTGCCCGCCTTGAGGTCGACCTGGGCCTTGTCGACGCTGACGCCGTGCGGCGTCCAGTTGTCGATGACCAGCTTGCCGTCGAGCCAGACGCGCACGTTGTCGTCCGAGACCGTGGTCAGGGTGTACGTCTCGGAGCGGCGAGGTTCGACGCTGCCGGTCCAGCGGACGCCGAAGCCGTCGGCCGGGATGTTCTTCGCCGGTGAACCGGTGTACTTCCAGCTGTGGTTGATGTCCGCGTCGGTGCGGGTGACCTTCGGCGTGCCGGTGAGCGCGGGGTTGTCGTAGACCTCCTGCTTCAGGCCGGTGCCGCGGCCCGGTGCGGCCGTCGGGCCGGGGTCGACGGTCAGCTCGATGACGGTGGCGGCCTCGTTGGTGGCGCTGCCGGCGGGGGTGAGGTCGTAGCCGTCGCCGGCCTCGGTGACCGTGACCTGCTGGCCGGAGCCGAGCACGCGGGCCGACTTCACGTCGATGTCCGTACGGGCCTTGAGGTGCAGGGCGCCGCCGCCGGCGGGCCACGTGGTGACGGAGGCGTAGAGCTTGTCGCCCTTGCGGCTCACGTATCCCCAGTCGGGCTGCTCGACCAGCCCGCCGAACCCGGCGCCGTAGACGGCGTCGCCCTGGCCGGCGGTGCGCAGCCAGTCGCCCATCTCGCCGAGCCGCTGGACCGAGGGCTCCGGAACGCGGCCGCGGGCGTCGGGGCCGACGTTGAGGAGGTAGTTGCCGCTGCGGGAGGCGGTGGAGAGCAGGTTGCGTACGAGCGAGGCGCTGGACTTCCAGTTCTCGTCGTAACGGGCGTACCCCCAGTGGCCGTTGAGGGTCATGCAGGACTCCCAGAGCTGCCCGTCGACGGGCGCGCCCGGGATCTCCTGCTCCGGGGTGCCGTAGTCGCCGTCGGTCACCCGGCGCTTGCCGACCCGGTTGTTGACGACGAGGTCGGGGTCGAGTCCGCGGAGGTACGTCTCCAGCCGCTCGCCGTCCTGCGCGGTCCAGGGGTTGTGCGGCCTGTCCGTCTCCCACTCGCCGTCGAACCACAGCAGCGCCGGATCGTAGTTGTCGACCAGCTCCTTGAGCTGGGCGTACATGCGCTTCTCGTACCGCGGGAAGGTCGCCGGGTCGGCGAAGTCCGGGTCGTGCCAGTCCCAGATCGAGTAGTAGAAGCCGAGCTTGATGCCGGCCTCCTTCGCGGCCTTCTTCAGCTCGGCCATGATGTCCCGGCGCTTGTCGAACGCCGAGTGGTCGCGCAGGTTCCACGAGTTGACCTTCGTCGGCCACATCGCGTAGCCGTCATGGTGCTTCGAGGTGATGACGATGTAGCGCATGCCGGCGTCCTTGGCCGCCCCGACGACGGCCTCGGCGTCGAAGTCGGCGGGGTCGAAGGTCGCCGCCTGCTTCTCGTACTCCTCGTTCGGGATGCTGCACTGCCGCTTGATCCACTCGGCGTCGCGGCAGACGCTGCCGTCGGGGCGGGTGTACTCGCCCTCCAGGTTGGAGTACGCGCCGAAGTGGATGAACATCCCGAACCGGTCCTGCCGGAACCAGCTCGTCCGCTCGGACGTGAAGGGGTCGTCCACGGCGTGATCGGTCCCGGGACCGCTCGCGGGCGGTGCGGCGGCGGGTGCGGCGGAGGGCGCGGCCGCCGCGCCGGCGGGCAGCGCGGCGGCGGCGAGTGCGGCGGCGACGAGCAGGGGCAGTGCGGTGACTCTCCGCGTGATGCGGGGGCGAGGGGGGTGCATCGCGGCTCCAATTCATCGGATGATCCGGAAGGTAGGAACCGATACATCGGATGTCAATGGGCGGCGCATCGATAATCTACTGGTAGGGGTGGAGAGTTGTGGGTGATAGATCCGATGTCTCGATCTGCGGGGGCCCGTTCAGGCCCCCGCAGTGCCCGGGCTACGTGAAGCGCAGCTTGTCCTTTCTGGCCAGGTGGAGGGTGAGGAACGCCTGGCCCGCCATCGCGCCGATGCGGTGCTCGCGGCCGTAGTACGTGTTCTCGCCGGACGGGCCGTACGTGCGGCCGTCGTCGAACCGGCCCATCATGGCGAGCTGCTCCTCGTTGTGGCGGCGCTCCCAGGAGGCGGCGGCCGGGTCGATGCCGGTGTCCTGGGCGGTGAGGGAGACCAGCAGGTCGAAGTTGCCGAAGTAGAAGGGGAAGTGGGTGCCCCAGTCGTTGCCCTCGGGGTAGTAGATCTCGCCGCTGCGCGGCTGGTAGATGGTCTTCATGGTGCCGTCGGGGGCCGGGAAGGGCAGATCGACGAGGGCGGAGTAGACGCGGGTGATGTTGTGCAGGGCGGCGCGCGGTGCGGCGCGCCCCGCGAGGCCGTAGACGAAGCCCTCGTAGAGGCTCTGGTCGAACGCGACCATGTAGAGCGGGTGCAGGATGTGATGGTTGTCCAGGGTGCCGTCGTCGGCGATGTTCGTGCCCTGGAGCCAGGTGGACAGCTCGATGCCGTTGATCGTCTCGCCGCCGGTGAGGTCCGCGGGGCAGGCGGCGGCGGCCAGCAGGAGTTCGATGTTGCGCCGCGCCCAGACGGGGGCGCGCGGGTCGCCGGGCATCATGGCCTCGGCCAGCGAGAGGACGGCTGCGCTCCAGTTGTCCTCCTCCGCCTTGCTGTCGCCGGGGGTGACGGCGGTGCCGTCGCGGCGCTTCTCGTAGAGCTGTTCGCCGGAGGTGCCGATGAGGTGGACGTCGTTGCCGGTGGTGAGCCGGTCCGCCTCCCAGGCCGTCATCGCGGCGAGGTGGCCGCGCTCCTGGTCGTCCAGCTCGTCCCAGAAGAGCCAGCCGGCGAGGGCGGTGTAGTACGCCCACAGGGCGCTCTGCCAGGCGTTGCCCCAACGGGTGGCGGGATTGGTGTTGTTGGCCAGGTGGCGGGCCGCGATGGTGCGGATCAGGTTGCGGGTGCGGATGGTGGCGTTGGCGGCGGAGAGGGTGCGCGGGTCGTAGACGCCAGTGACCAGGGCGGTGGTGGCGGCGACCGCGGCCATGGCGGGCAGGCGGATGGCACGCTCGTCGGTGCCGCGGAGGTCGATGTAGCCGTCGGGGAGGTAGGAGCGGTAAGTCCCGGCGTACCAGGGGCCGATGAGATACCGCGCGCTGCCCGCCAGGATCGCCTTGACCCGCCGTCCGGCGTCGTCGTCGGCGCCGTACGAACCGATCCGGGCCCAGTCGATCGGCACCACCCCGCCGGGGGCGGCGGCCCTTCCGGCGGCCCGGGCGGCGGCCGGCAGCCCGAGGGCCGCGGCGGCGCCGGCGGCGGCGCCGGCGCCGAGGAGATGGCGGCGGGACAGACGGTGCGAAGAGGTCATGCGGCGCTCCTGCGGTCCGTGAGGTGAGTGTCTCTGTGGATTCTCACGTGGGAATGGCATCTGACAAGGGGCGGCGTCGATACGCTGCCCACCACTCGGGGCCGCCGGAGAGGGGCCGGCGGCCGCGCCGCGCCGCGTCGGGAGGAGATCCGTGGAGGACGAGTCGCAGTCGGGGGAAGCGAGCCCGGCGGTGCAGAAGCGCGTGCGGGAGAGCTTCGACCGGCAGGGGCTGATGCGCCATCTCGGGGCGCGGATCTCCCTGATCGCGCCGGGCCGCGTCCACATCGTGCTGCCGGCCCGGCCCGAAGTCACCCAGCAGCACGGCTACTTCCACGCGGGCGCCACGAGCGCGATCGCGGACAGCGCGGGCGGGTACGCCGGGTACACGCTCTTCCCCGAGGACGCCGACGTGCTCACCGTCGAGTACAAGATCAACCTCCTGGCGCCCGCGGTGGGCGAGTACCTGGAGGCGGTGGGGACGGTGCTGAAGTCCGGGCGCACCCTGACGGTGTGCGGTCTCGAGGTCTTCGGGCACCGCGCCGACGGCGTGCGCAAGCTCGTCGCCAACGGCCAGCAGACGCTGATCCGTGTGCCGCGGGAGCGATGACCCCGCGTAGGCTGGCCGTGACCTTGTGGGGGGTTCCCGATGCGCCGAGTCCCGGCGGGCTGTGCCGTTCTGATCGCTCTGCTGGCCGGGTGCTCCGGCTCCGGTGAACTCGACCCGGTCACCGGTGAGTGGGCGGCCGACGGCGCGCAGCCCGCGGGCTTCGCGCACTTCGCGGAGAACGCGACGATCAGCGTCGACGGAGGCAAGGCCACGCTCGGTACGCCGCCGTCGAGCCTGTGCGGCGGCGCGACCGTGGAGGCCACCGGCGACGACGGCTTCCGGATCGCCTTCGCCGGGGCGAACTCGTGCGTCACGGTCAACGTGCCGGTGAGCCTGGACGTCCGGGTCGAAGGCGACACCCTCCGGGCCACCCCGACCGGCGCCCCGGGCGACGCGGTGTTCCGCTTCCGCCGCGCGGACTGAACGCGGCGCGGGAGGCGGCGGCGGTCCGCGTCAGTCGATGCGGCGGGCGAGGAGGGCCGCCTGGGCGCGGTCGCGGCAGCCGGTCTTGGCCAGGAGGCGGCTGACGTGGCTCTTCACGGTGTGCTCCGAGACGACGAGGCGGGCCGCGATCTCCGCGTTGCTCAACCCCTTGCCGATCAGGGTGAGTACGTCGCGCTCGCGCGGGGTGAGGCCGGCGACGCGGTCCAGCTCCGTGCGGCGGGTGCGGCGGCCGGCGGCGTAGCTGCGGATGAGGCGGCGGGCGACGCTCGGGCTCAGCGCGCCGTCGCCGGCGGCCGTGGCCTCGACGGCGGCGGTGATCTGCTCGTACGACGCGCTCTTGAGCAGGAAGCCGCTGGCGCCGCCGGTGAGGGCCTCGTCCACGTACTCGTCCATGTCGAAGGTCGTGAGCATCAGCACCCTCGTACGGTCCAGGAGCCCGTGCTCCGCGAGCCGGGCCAGCACCCACAGCCCGTCGTGGCCCGGCATGCGCACGTCGAGCATGAGGACGTCGGGCGCGAGATCGCGGGCCAGCCGCAGGGCGTGGTCGCCGTCGCCCGCGGTGCCGACGACTTCGAAGCCGGGGCGGGTTTCAGCGACTCCTGGATCAGCCGGTACGCCGCGAGCTGCACGGGACGCGGCAGCGCGGCGGCCGGCTCGCCGGTCCTCACCACCCTGGCGCTGGCCGCCGGCGCGGCCGGCCTGACCGGGCTGCACACCTCCGCCGACCCGCTGGACAAGGTGCCGCCGTCCGCCGAGTCCGCCGCCGGGCAGCGGGTGCTCACCGCCCACTTCCCCGACGGGGTCTCCGCACCCCTGACCGTGGTCCTGCCCGCCGACGCCGCGCCCCGCACCCTCCCTGCCGCCGAACGCACCGCCGCCGCCCTGCCCGGGGTCGCCGCCGCCGAGGCCGGCGACCCGGTCGCCGGGCGGCCCACCGTGCGCGTGGAGCTGGACGCCGACCCGTACGGCGACGACGCCCGCGACACCATCCGCGGGCTCCGCGCCGACCTCGCCCGCGTCACCGACGGCGCCCTCGTCGGCGGCACCCCCGCCGTCCAGCTCGACTACCGCAGCGCGGCCCTGGACGACACCGGACGCATCGTCCCGCTCGTGCTGCTCGCCGTCGCCGCCATCCTCACCCTGCTGCTGCGCTCCCTGGTCGCCCCGCTGGTGCTGATGGCCGCGAAC
The Streptomyces sp. CNQ-509 DNA segment above includes these coding regions:
- a CDS encoding alpha-L-fucosidase produces the protein MHPPRPRITRRVTALPLLVAAALAAAALPAGAAAAPSAAPAAAPPASGPGTDHAVDDPFTSERTSWFRQDRFGMFIHFGAYSNLEGEYTRPDGSVCRDAEWIKRQCSIPNEEYEKQAATFDPADFDAEAVVGAAKDAGMRYIVITSKHHDGYAMWPTKVNSWNLRDHSAFDKRRDIMAELKKAAKEAGIKLGFYYSIWDWHDPDFADPATFPRYEKRMYAQLKELVDNYDPALLWFDGEWETDRPHNPWTAQDGERLETYLRGLDPDLVVNNRVGKRRVTDGDYGTPEQEIPGAPVDGQLWESCMTLNGHWGYARYDENWKSSASLVRNLLSTASRSGNYLLNVGPDARGRVPEPSVQRLGEMGDWLRTAGQGDAVYGAGFGGLVEQPDWGYVSRKGDKLYASVTTWPAGGGALHLKARTDIDVKSARVLGSGQQVTVTEAGDGYDLTPAGSATNEAATVIELTVDPGPTAAPGRGTGLKQEVYDNPALTGTPKVTRTDADINHSWKYTGSPAKNIPADGFGVRWTGSVEPRRSETYTLTTVSDDNVRVWLDGKLVIDNWTPHGVSVDKAQVDLKAGTRHSLRVEYAEQTGDAHMKLLWSSPGQDQQIIPRQQLYPN
- a CDS encoding PaaI family thioesterase, which encodes MEDESQSGEASPAVQKRVRESFDRQGLMRHLGARISLIAPGRVHIVLPARPEVTQQHGYFHAGATSAIADSAGGYAGYTLFPEDADVLTVEYKINLLAPAVGEYLEAVGTVLKSGRTLTVCGLEVFGHRADGVRKLVANGQQTLIRVPRER
- a CDS encoding response regulator transcription factor, which codes for MRLARDLAPDVLMLDVRMPGHDGLWVLARLAEHGLLDRTRVLMLTTFDMDEYVDEALTGGASGFLLKSASYEQITAAVEATAAGDGALSPSVARRLIRSYAAGRRTRRTELDRVAGLTPRERDVLTLIGKGLSNAEIAARLVVSEHTVKSHVSRLLAKTGCRDRAQAALLARRID
- a CDS encoding MMPL family transporter → MARHAHVEHEDVGREIAGQPQGVVAVARGADDFEAGAGFSDSWISRYAASCTGRGSAAAGSPVLTTLALAAGAAGLTGLHTSADPLDKVPPSAESAAGQRVLTAHFPDGVSAPLTVVLPADAAPRTLPAAERTAAALPGVAAAEAGDPVAGRPTVRVELDADPYGDDARDTIRGLRADLARVTDGALVGGTPAVQLDYRSAALDDTGRIVPLVLLAVAAILTLLLRSLVAPLVLMAANVLSFAASLGLAALVFDHVMGFGGVAADLFVYIFVFLVALGVDYTIFLMERVREERRHAPTREAVHRGLTATGGVITAAGLVLAGTFAALGQIPDVTVAEVGIAVAIGVTIDTFLARSLLIPAAVTLLGEKTWWPSRPPGR